Proteins from a single region of Callithrix jacchus isolate 240 chromosome 12, calJac240_pri, whole genome shotgun sequence:
- the RPS15A gene encoding small ribosomal subunit protein uS8: MVRMNVLADALKSINNAEKRGKRQVLIRPCSKVIVRFLTVMMKHGYIGEFEIIDDHRAGKIVVNLTGRLNKCGVISPRFDVQLKDLEKWQNNLLPSRQFGFIVLTTSAGIMDHEEARRKHTGGKILGFFF, from the exons ATGGTGCGCATGAATGTCCTGGCTGATGCTCTCAAGAGCATCAACAATGCCGAAAAGAGAGGCAAACGCCAGGTGCTTATTAGGCCGTGCTCCAAAGTCATCGTCCGGTTTCTCACTGTGATGATGAAGCATG GTTACATTGGCGAATTTGAAATCATTGATGATCACAGAGCTGGGAAAATTGTTGTGAACCTCACAGGCAGGCTAAACAAG TGTGGTGTGATCAGCCCCAGATTTGATGTGCaactcaaagatctagaaaaatggcagaataatCTGCTTCCGTCCCGCCAGTTTGG TTTCATTGTATTGACAACCTCAGCTGGCATCATGGACCATGAAGAAGCAAGACGAAAACACACAGGAGGGAAAATCCTGGGATTCTTTTTCTAG
- the ARL6IP1 gene encoding ADP-ribosylation factor-like protein 6-interacting protein 1 isoform X1: protein MAEGDNRSSNLLAAETASLEEQLQGWGEVMLMADRVLRWERAWFPPAIMGVVSLVFLIIYYLDPSVLSGVSCFVMFLCLADYLVPILAPRIFGSNKWTTEQQQRFHEICSNLVKTRRRAVGWWKRLFTLKEEKPKMYFMTMIVSLAAVAWVGQQVHNLLLTYLIVTSLLLLPGLNQHGIISKYIGMAKREINKLLKQKEKKNE from the exons ATGGCGGAGGGAGATAATCGCAGCTCCAACCTGCTG GCTGCAGAGACTGCAAGTCTGGAAGAACAGCTGCAAGGATGGGGAGAAGTGATGCTGATGGCTGATAGAGTCCTTCGATGGGAAAGAGCCTGGTTTCCACCTGCCATCATGGGTGTGGTTTCTTTGGTGTTTCT GATTATCTACTATCTAGACCCATCTGTTCTTTCTGGCGTTTcctgttttgttatgtttttgtgcTTGGCTGACTACCTCGTTCCCATTCTAGCGCCTAGAATTTTTGGCTCCAATAAATG gacCACTGAACAACAGCAAAGATTCCATGAAATTTGCAGCAATCTAGTAAAAACTCGACGCAGAGCTGTGGGTTGGTGGAAACGCCTCTTCACACTAAAGGAAGAAAAACCTAAGATG TACTTCATGACCATGATCGTTTCCCTTGCTGCGGTTGCTTGGGTGGGACAGCAAGTCCACAACCTGCTTCTTACCTACCTCATAG tgactTCCTTACTATTGCTTCCTGGACTAAACCAACATGGAATCATTTCGAAGTACATTGGAATGGCCAAAAGGGAGATAAACAAacttctcaaacaaaaagaaaagaaaaacgaatAA
- the ARL6IP1 gene encoding ADP-ribosylation factor-like protein 6-interacting protein 1 isoform X2 translates to MAEGDNRSSNLLAAETASLEEQLQGWGEVMLMADRVLRWERAWFPPAIMGVVSLVFLTTEQQQRFHEICSNLVKTRRRAVGWWKRLFTLKEEKPKMYFMTMIVSLAAVAWVGQQVHNLLLTYLIVTSLLLLPGLNQHGIISKYIGMAKREINKLLKQKEKKNE, encoded by the exons ATGGCGGAGGGAGATAATCGCAGCTCCAACCTGCTG GCTGCAGAGACTGCAAGTCTGGAAGAACAGCTGCAAGGATGGGGAGAAGTGATGCTGATGGCTGATAGAGTCCTTCGATGGGAAAGAGCCTGGTTTCCACCTGCCATCATGGGTGTGGTTTCTTTGGTGTTTCT gacCACTGAACAACAGCAAAGATTCCATGAAATTTGCAGCAATCTAGTAAAAACTCGACGCAGAGCTGTGGGTTGGTGGAAACGCCTCTTCACACTAAAGGAAGAAAAACCTAAGATG TACTTCATGACCATGATCGTTTCCCTTGCTGCGGTTGCTTGGGTGGGACAGCAAGTCCACAACCTGCTTCTTACCTACCTCATAG tgactTCCTTACTATTGCTTCCTGGACTAAACCAACATGGAATCATTTCGAAGTACATTGGAATGGCCAAAAGGGAGATAAACAAacttctcaaacaaaaagaaaagaaaaacgaatAA